CAAGGCCAGGACGCATTCTGCAATACCACCCGGTAGCCATCTGGGTCCTCGAATGTGTTGCCCGAGCGGGCCCAGTAGGGATTGAATGAGGGAACCGGGTCGTAGCCGGCACACCGCATTCGTTCAATGGCCTCCTGCCACTTTTTGAGGTCGGGAAGATAGAAGACCAGAAGATTGTCCAGCGTTGGCGCACGACCGGCGCGGTGACCGCGCTTGTGAGTGAACTCGAAATGGTAAGGTGCGTCGGGATGCCCGAGCATCACGCCGTCGAAGCCATCATGATTCTCGAAGGAATCGAGGATTGTGAGGCCGAGTCCTTGCGAGTAGAAACGCACGACCTCGTCCATCTGGTCCGTAGGCCTCGCGATGCGAATTGTCACGAAGTCAGTCACGTCTTCTCACCATTGCAATGCCGAATCGACCGTTCAGTCCCACCACAAATACAACACACATCCGCTCCGTTAACGCCTTGCCCATAACAGAACACCCAGGATCAGCAACAACACGAGCTCGGTCCCGATCATCCCGTTGAGTGTGCGCACATCCTCGGGTCTCCGGACAAAGTGCTGCCGAGAGAGCGTGTAGGGAAGGATCTG
The sequence above is a segment of the Vicinamibacteria bacterium genome. Coding sequences within it:
- a CDS encoding VOC family protein, with the translated sequence MTIRIARPTDQMDEVVRFYSQGLGLTILDSFENHDGFDGVMLGHPDAPYHFEFTHKRGHRAGRAPTLDNLLVFYLPDLKKWQEAIERMRCAGYDPVPSFNPYWARSGNTFEDPDGYRVVLQNASWP